One Gadus morhua chromosome 23, gadMor3.0, whole genome shotgun sequence DNA segment encodes these proteins:
- the LOC115537048 gene encoding calponin-3 isoform X2, translated as MTQFNKGPAYGLSAEVKSKIAQKYDLQREEELRYWIEEVTGMPIGDNFQKGLKDGVILSELINKLQPGSVKKINHSQLNWHKLENLGNFIKAILAYGMKPNDIFEANDLFENGNLTQVQTTLLALANMAKTKGIDTKFDIGVKYADKQARHFDDDKIKAGQCVIGLQMGTNKCASQAGMTAYGTRRHLYDPKTHTDKPFDQTTISLQMGTNKGASQAGMSAPGTRRDIYDQKSAVPMDNSTISLQMGTNKVASQKGMSVYGLGRQVYDPKYCATATEPAVHTNGSQGTGTNGSEISDSDYQAEFPDEEYPAGYHDDYSTHYNDQG; from the exons atgactcAATTCAATAAGGGACCGGCCTACGGATTATCCGCCGAAGTCAAAAGCAAA ATCGCTCAGAAGTACGACCTGCAACGGGAAGAGGAGCTGCGCTACTGGATCGAGGAGGTGACCGGGATGCCCATTGGAGACAACTTCCAGAAGGGATTGAAAGATGGGGTCATCCTGAgcga ATTGATTAACAAACTGCAGCCCGGCTCGGTGAAGAAGATCAATCACTCACAACTCAACTGGCACAAG CTGGAGAACCTCGGGAACTTCATCAAAGCCATCTTGGCCTACGGCATGAAGCCCAACGACATCTTTGAGGCCAACGACCTGTTTGAAAACGGGAACCTCACTCAAGTTCAGACCACACTGCTTGCCCTGGCGAACATG GCAAAGACCAAAGGTATTGACACAAAGTTTGACATTGGTGTGAAATATGCAGACAAACAGGCTCGGCATTTCGACGACGACAAGATCAAGGCAGGCCAGTGTGTCATTGGACTACAG ATGGGAACAAACAAGTGTGCGAGTCAGGCAGGAATGACTGCTTATGGCACCAGAAGACATCTCTATGACCCAAAGACGCACACGGACAAACCCTTCGACCAGACCACCATCAGCCTCCAGATGGGCACCAACAAGGGAGCCAGCCAG GCAGGCATGTCCGCCCCGGGCACCCGCAGGGACATCTACGACCAGAAGTCGGCCGTGCCCATGGACAACTCCACCATCTCCCTGCAGATGGGCACCAACAAGGTGGCGTCGCAGAAGGGCATGAGCGTGTACGGGCTGGGCCGGCAGGTGTACGACCCCAAGTACTGTGCCACGGCCACGGAACCGGCCGTCCACACCAACGGCAGCCAGGGCACGGGCACCAACGGATCGGAAATCAGCGACAGTGACTATCAGGCGGAGTTCCCCGACGAGGAGTACCCGGCCGGTTACCACGACGACTACAGCACCCATTACAACGACCAGG GTTAA
- the LOC115537048 gene encoding calponin-3 isoform X1: MTQFNKGPAYGLSAEVKSKIAQKYDLQREEELRYWIEEVTGMPIGDNFQKGLKDGVILSELINKLQPGSVKKINHSQLNWHKLENLGNFIKAILAYGMKPNDIFEANDLFENGNLTQVQTTLLALANMAKTKGIDTKFDIGVKYADKQARHFDDDKIKAGQCVIGLQMGTNKCASQAGMTAYGTRRHLYDPKTHTDKPFDQTTISLQMGTNKGASQAGMSAPGTRRDIYDQKSAVPMDNSTISLQMGTNKVASQKGMSVYGLGRQVYDPKYCATATEPAVHTNGSQGTGTNGSEISDSDYQAEFPDEEYPAGYHDDYSTHYNDQGIDY, from the exons atgactcAATTCAATAAGGGACCGGCCTACGGATTATCCGCCGAAGTCAAAAGCAAA ATCGCTCAGAAGTACGACCTGCAACGGGAAGAGGAGCTGCGCTACTGGATCGAGGAGGTGACCGGGATGCCCATTGGAGACAACTTCCAGAAGGGATTGAAAGATGGGGTCATCCTGAgcga ATTGATTAACAAACTGCAGCCCGGCTCGGTGAAGAAGATCAATCACTCACAACTCAACTGGCACAAG CTGGAGAACCTCGGGAACTTCATCAAAGCCATCTTGGCCTACGGCATGAAGCCCAACGACATCTTTGAGGCCAACGACCTGTTTGAAAACGGGAACCTCACTCAAGTTCAGACCACACTGCTTGCCCTGGCGAACATG GCAAAGACCAAAGGTATTGACACAAAGTTTGACATTGGTGTGAAATATGCAGACAAACAGGCTCGGCATTTCGACGACGACAAGATCAAGGCAGGCCAGTGTGTCATTGGACTACAG ATGGGAACAAACAAGTGTGCGAGTCAGGCAGGAATGACTGCTTATGGCACCAGAAGACATCTCTATGACCCAAAGACGCACACGGACAAACCCTTCGACCAGACCACCATCAGCCTCCAGATGGGCACCAACAAGGGAGCCAGCCAG GCAGGCATGTCCGCCCCGGGCACCCGCAGGGACATCTACGACCAGAAGTCGGCCGTGCCCATGGACAACTCCACCATCTCCCTGCAGATGGGCACCAACAAGGTGGCGTCGCAGAAGGGCATGAGCGTGTACGGGCTGGGCCGGCAGGTGTACGACCCCAAGTACTGTGCCACGGCCACGGAACCGGCCGTCCACACCAACGGCAGCCAGGGCACGGGCACCAACGGATCGGAAATCAGCGACAGTGACTATCAGGCGGAGTTCCCCGACGAGGAGTACCCGGCCGGTTACCACGACGACTACAGCACCCATTACAACGACCAGGGTATTGACTATTAG
- the alg14 gene encoding UDP-N-acetylglucosamine transferase subunit ALG14, with product MSLMLGLLLCLFCTVCIFLLRLLLVVNSGPNCKPGGKGSVCVLVVAGSGGHTTEILRLMESLSPSYKPRHYVIADTDRMSEEKIRAFESAKENGSIGSKYTVHRIPRSREVLQSWSSSLKSTLNALLYSVPLVFRLQPDVVLCNGPGTCVPLCASALLLGVLGLKRVLIVYVESLCRVETMSLSGKILYPVADYFFVQWSTLRDKYPRSIFLGRLV from the exons ATGTCGCTTATGCTAggattgttgttgtgtttattcTGCACAGTGTGTATATTTTTGTTAAGATTACTGTTAGTAGTCAATTCTGGTCCGAACTGTAAACCTGGAGGGAAAGGCTCTGTCTGCGTGCTCGTAGTAGCTGGGTCAG GGGGCCACACTACAGAAATTCTCCGACTGATGGAGAGTCTGTCGCCGTCCTACAAACCCCGCCACTACGTCATCGCAGACACTGACCGGATGAGTGAGGAGAAAATCCGTGCCTTTGAAAGTGCCAAGGAAAATGGATCCATTGGGTCAAAG TATACGGTCCACCGGATCCCACGCAGTCGAGAGGTTCTGCAGTCCTGGAGTTCTTCGTTGAAGAGTACCCTCAACGCCCTGCTCTACTCCGTACCCTTGGTCTTTAGACTCCAACCGGACGTG GTGCTGTGCAACGGCCCGGGTACCTGCGTCCCCCTGTGCGCGTCGGCGCTCCTGCTGGGGGTGCTCGGGCTAAAGAGGGTCCTGATCGTCTACGTGGAGAGCCTGTGTCGGGTGGAGACCATGTCGCTCTCCGGGAAGATCCTCTATCCGGTGGCTGACTACTTTTTCGTGCAGTGGTCGACTCTGAGAGACAAATACCCCAGATCTATTTTCCTCGGGAGACTGGTTTGA